The nucleotide sequence AGATTCTCGATCTTAAAAGGTTTTGTAATATAATCGTCGGCTCCTGTCTTTAAACCTTCTAGTTTATCAGAGTCGTCATCTTTAGCGGTCAGCATCACAATAGGTATATGACTGGTCCTTTCATCGGATTTCAACTGCTTTGAAACCTCTATCCCGCTTAGTATCGGCATGGAAATGTCCAAAATGATTATATCGGGAATTACCTCAACTGCGCTATCAAGCGCTTCTTGCCCGTTGGTTGCTTCAATTATTTTAAATTCTGATTTAAATTCCGAAGCAATAAAATTTCGAATATCCGAATTATCATCTACCACCAATAGTATTGCCTTGTCAATATCCAAAAGGCTCGCCGCTTCAGAAGATACAATAGCCTTATTGGTAGGGTATTCAATATTATTTACCAATTCATCCTCATTGTAACTGGTACGATCTATCGGAATACTGACCTTTACAACAACCGAATTATGATCTGTTCTTGAAGCTGAAATAGTTCCCCGATTCAGATCTACTAGCTCCTTGACCAAAGAAAGTCCGATCCCAACTCCGGATTGATGAACATCTGACTGATAGAAACGAGTGAACCATTTGTCTATTTGGACGCTGTCATCCAGTTGTGTTTCGTTCTCGACCTTTAATAAAAGTAGATTCTCAGACCTTTCAGCTCGCATCGAGATCGTACCACCATCAGGAGTATATTTAAAGGCATTGGACAACACGTTGGTGGTGATCTTTTCGATGGCATCTTTATCGTACCAGGATTCTTCCATCTCAGAGACTTGATAATCAAAAATGATTTCTTTTTCATTGGCTATATGCTGAAATGAAGAAGCAATAGATCGTAAAAGTAATGACAGCTCTCCTTTAGATACGGACATTTTCAATTGTCCAGCTTCCAATTTTGAAACATCGAGGATCTGATCGACCAATGTGACCAAACGTTGAGAATTTCGATTAATAACCTCAAATTCTTCCCTTAAGGTTTGTTGAACCTTGCTATCCTTAGCTCGCTTTTCGGAATAACCGGCAATAAGTGTAAGGGGAGTTCGGAGTTCGTGAGAGATGTTAGCGAACAGCCTCGATTTGAATCGCTCAACTTCCATCACTTTCTTTGCAGTATGCTGTCTGTTTCGGTATAAAATGTAAAGGAATATCAACCCTAATAAAGCTAAGATCCCTCCTGCCCATAACAGATTTCTTTGATTTTTTTGTTCTTGTTGAGCCAGCGCATTCTCTGTTGTCAACATCCGGATCTCTTGTTCCTGCTGCTCACTTTTATACTTCGCTTCCAGATCTCTAACAACCTCTTCCTGTCTTAGTTCGCTTAAGCTGTCATTTATCTTAACGTGTTCATTTAAATACTCGTACGCAAGTTCATAATTTACGGTTGCAGCTTCGATCTTAGCTAGCTGCAATAAGGCCTGGGACCGTAATGCATCATTCTTTAATCGTTCTGCCAGCTCCTTAGCTCGTAAATAATGTATTTTGGATTCCGCGTATTGTTCTAATTCAAAATAAAGGTCGGCCAATCGTAATTCCAAGTTCATGATACTGGTCACGTCTTTCATCATTTCAGAAAGTTCAATAGCCTCAATAAAAATGTCTTCGGCCTCCTCAAACTCATCAGACTCAACCAACATTTTTGCCCGTAAACTTTTAGCCTGAACCAAATAAGGCAAAGCATTAATACCTTTAAAAAATTCTTCTGCGTTTAATACTGCTTCTTTATCCGAATCTGTAGCTCTATCCAAATTCAGGTTCACATCTGCAGCACGTATGGCGCATACATGATAACCAAAGGTAAAATCAGCGGTCGATGCCAGTTCTTTCCCTTTCATGAAATAACTATATGCCTGCTCGTAATCCTTTAACTGATAGAAAAGCTCACCAAGATTAACAAGGACATTGACCGTGGTCTGTTCCTTTTCTCCATCTTTCTCCAACAATTCAAAGCTCTTCAGATAATAATCTATTGCATTTTTAGAATCGAAATTATCGTTATAATAATTTCCGAAAGCGCGGTAAAGATTAATCTTAAGATCATTATTGGCCACATTCTCATGATGTTCAATAGCATTCTCTGCGGTCTTCAAATGATCCAAAGCTTCCTCAAATTCTCGTTTTACAATGTACACCTGACTTAACAACACGTGATTTTCATTAAAAAGCATAGGGTCATCTTCAAAATTCAAATTCCGAAGACTTTTCTTATAATAAAAAATACAACTGTCTGCGTTTCTTTGATTAAAGTAATATGTACCCTTAAAATGATCTTTCCATGCTTTTATTAAGTCATCAGAGGAATATTCGGGAAAAGCATTTTTTACGAAGCCTAAAGCATCATCCGGCGCACTAAAATACAATCTCTTGAAATGCGATCGCATGGAATCGATCGCCAAATCCTTCTTCTCCCTCTTGGTTTCATTCTGTGAATGAACCATACCGGTAAAAAACACTAAAATTATTATCAAGCAGATCCTATTCATTATCAACTGAATTATTGACCGAATGAAATTTACTGAAAGTTTTTAAACGCTCTTAAAACTAAGCAATAATATTGATATAGAATCCTTAACAGTAGAAGTATGTAACAGAATATGATATGTAGGTAACAGAAATTATTAATCAGTGGTCATTTCAGTTTTATAGAACTGAACGCAATGTGGTTTTGATCTTTTCTACCCTATCATTCAATTCTGAAGTAGACCATCCCAATTTGATAAGGAATGATAAGGTTCTTCCCATCCAGGCATCGCTTTTTGAAAAGTCGGTTTGATTCAAATTTTGGATCTGATCTTTTATTTCTGAAGGTAAATTACCTAAAGACTTTAAATTGCGAAGGTGTTCCCAGCCGTTTATATAATGCCAGTTATTCGTATACCAGTAAAAACAACCATCCACACCGGCTTCCGATAAAGCTTTATGAGCCTTTTCCGTTAGTTCAGCAGAAGGCAGGAATATATTCAGAAAAGAATAGTTCTCTTCTCCTCCCTCAGGAACTCTTCTAAAAGTCACTCCGTTTACCGCTTCTAATGCGGTTCTTAAGGTTTCGTAATTATTCTTCTGAAGCTTTAATATCCCTTCCAGCTTATCTAATTGTGCAACCCCTACGGCGGCATTTAATTCAGAAATTCTGAAGTTGTACCCCAGAGTAGGATGTCCTTCGGCACCCCGATCGTTTCCTATATGATCATGGCCGTGATCCTGATATTGATCGGCGTTTATTTTAAACTGATCGTTGTTGGTAATCACGGCTCCTCCCTCACCGCAGGTGATGGTCTTTACAAAATCGAAGGAAAAGCAGCCCAGATCACCAATACTTCCTAAAGGCTTCCCGTCGTAGGTTCCGCCGAGTGCTTGGCAGGCATCTTCAAGAAGAATAAGATCGTGCTTATCACAAATTGCCTGAAGGGCATTTAGATCTGCCATAGACCCACACATATGCACGGGCATTACACATTTTGTTTTAGGCGTGATCGCTGCTTCAACTGCTTCAGGATCGAGTGTTAGCGTATCGTCAATATCTACGAGCACCGGAACGGCTCCTAGCATCATAATAGATTCAAAACTGGCGACAAAGGTAAAGGTTGGCATGATCACTTCATCCCCTGCTCCTATTCCGGCTGAAGCTAAAGCAACGGTAAGCGCCGCAGTACCACTGGAAACCAACTGACAATGTTGAGTCTGCATCCTTTCTGCAAAAGCCGATTCAAATTGTTTGGCTTTCCAATGACCGTTTCGCATTCCGTCGAAGCCATAGCGCATTAAGACTCCGCTTTCCAATACATCACTCACTTGTTTGCGCTCTTCGGCACCAAAAACTTCAAATCCGGGCATAGATAAATTATTTTAAGAATTCAGGAAATAGATTCAGGACAAAGGTAAGCGTTGCGTTAGCATTTAACAAAGTTAGATAGAACGGCTTTTTAATTCGTTTGCGTGTTCAGTGAATTACATCTCTATAATAACATTTCCAACACCGCGTCGCACTTTTTTAAGTTGCGAAAACATGTCGGTCTCATCGCGATATCCAACCGCAAGAACCAATACCGAGCGAAGACCTAGACTTCTTAATTGTAAAATCTCGTCATATTTCTGAGGCTCAAAACCTTCTATAGGGCAAGCATCGATATCTTCCAATGCACATACGGTTAGCAGATTTCCCATAGCGATATAGGCTTGCTTTGCCATCCATTGCGCAATATCCTCGGGGTTTTTTTCTGAAAATTCATCAACCAGGAACAATTCAAAAGGCTGAAGGATAGCTCTGGGGGTATTTCTGGTTGCTTCAACCCGACTAAAGTGTTGTTTTATATATTTTTTATCTACGATATTCTCGGTGCAGAGCACAAGTACATGCGATGCATCCCTAACCTGAGTTTGTGACATAGTAAGAGGCACTAATTCGCTTTTTAACCTTGCATCGCTAATGACCACCATTTTTAAAGGTTGGAGTCCGTAGGATGTTGCGGTAAGATTAAAAGATTCTTTTAAGACATTCAGTTTTTCTTCGGAAAGAATTTTTGAAGGATCAAACTTCTTCGTAGCATATCTCCATTTCAGTTTCTCAATTGTGTTTGATATCATTTGCAGTATCTTTGATAGACAAATTTAGCAAACCTCAACTGATTCAGAAAACTCCTGTAATAGCAATAATTTATACTTCTAAAACAAAATCCGATGTCTGAAATTGAAATACTGAAGAACAAAAGTGAAACGCGCATTTTTAAAGCCGTCTTTCCTAATACCACGAATCATTACGACACTTTATTTGGAGGGACTACGCTACATATGATGGATGAAGCTTCTTTTATTTGCGCCACCCGATTCAGCAGAAAGAAAATGGTAACTGTTTCAACAGATAAGATCGATTTTACGACGCCTATCCCTCAGGGTAGTATCGTAGAGTTGGTAGCACGGGTCGACAAAGTGGGTAGAAGCAGTTGCGTGGTAAAGACTGAAGTATTTATGGAAGATATGTACAGTGACGACCGCGAAAAGGTTGTCACAGGGTATTTCACTTTTGTGGCCATAGGAGAAGACAAAAAGCCTATTCTCATCCTTAGTGAATAAAAACATACTTCCTTCTGGGTGATAGCATTGAAAATGACTTCTTTACTAGAGCTAAATTAAGGAAGGAAATTTAATAATGTGATCCTCGATAAATATATTAAAGCGGCCCAAATGATATATATCATAGTTGTTGGTTTAGCATAATATTACTTTTGGGACCATATACGTCAATGTATGCTGTCTCGCTATCTTCCGATCTTTATAATTTTATCAATTATTGCTGAAATTTTAGGAACTGTGGGCGGATTTGGTTCATCAGTTTTTTTTGTACCCATTGCAAATTTCTATTTAGACTTTCAATCTGTTTTGGGTATTACCGCGTTATATCACGTTTCCAGCAACCTTACTAAAATAGCATTTTTCAAAAAAGGACTAGAAAGAACGGTAATCATTCAATTAGGTGTGCCTGCTGTCATTTTTGTAATTATCGGAGGATTTCTAAGTCAATTTTTTGACCCGGTTATCCTTACTTATATGTTAGGTATTTTCTTGGTTCTTCTCAGTTTAGCTTTTCTTATTTTTAAGAATTTGATTGTCAAACCCACCACTAAAAATGCATTTATTGGAGGAACACTGTCCGGACTTAGCGCCGGAATTCTAGGAACAGGTGGTGCAATTCGTGGTCTAACCTTATCCGCCTTCAAGATGAATAAAGATAAATTTATAGCTACGTCTGCTGTAATAGATTTGGGTGTCGATTTTAGTAGAACCATAGTGTATTATTTTAACGGATATATGCGGAAGGATCTATTATATCTAATTCCTATTTTAATTGTTGTAGGAATTATTGGCACTTGGATTGGTAAACAGATTATAAATAAAATTTCCCAAGAACAGTTTCGTTATATTGTGTTACTTCTCATCTTAGGGATAGGGTTAGCAAGTATTATAAGCACTTTATGATATACTTGGTTTATGTAGAGATTTTATGTCCCTAGCGTCCTTTACTATAGAATACTTACTTGCATACTTCACAATCCATCCTTCATATATAGACTCGTAAAATTGCATTAATACATCCCGTTTACATAGCTTAAATCATACTCTCCTACAATTAAATACAATTTAAGCTCCGTTATTTTGTGGATTACTAAAACAGAGATAGCACTCAGCGCCTGTACGTCAATTCTATGTAAATAATAATCATGAGGTTGTGTAAATTGCATCTGCCATCTTAAAATTCAGTAATCTTCCCATATCAAAATTGCTCCATAAACGACCACTGATATTTATCATAGTTTAACACTTTGTGAGTTCTTAGATTTGAGACATAATATTAATCAAACGTTATGACTATCCATATCCAATATGTAAAAATGAAAAGTAGTGAGAGTATGTCTCAATATGTCAGCAAAAAACTTCAGAAAATTGCAAAGAAATACAGCTGGGTTATCAGAGTTGATGTTTTATTTAAGCAGGAAAATGACCCTACAGAAAAAGGGCACATCTGCGAAATGGAATTCAGTTTACCCGGTCCTAAAATCTTTGCGGTTTCCAATGAAAAAAATTATGAGATGGCTGTAAAAGAAACCATAAGCGACCTCGAAAGACAACTTAAAAAACGAAAGGCAAAATTTACAAACCAAAATATATCATCATAATGAAAAAAATACTCATACCAGTAGATTTCTCCGAACACTCAGAATATGCTTTAGAAGTGGCTGCGAACTTAGCAAAAAAGCATAAGGCTTCTTTAGTCATCCTACATATGATGGGCTTGTCTGAAGCCGTATTAACACGAGATGAGTCACAAGAAATGTTAGAAGCGATTTATTATATGAAGCTGGCCGAAAAACGGTTTAGTGAATTTTTAGATAAGAACTATTTAAATGGCATTACTATAGAAACTACTGTCCAAAACTATAAAGAATTTCATGAGATTAATAGTGTTGCTAAAGATTTTGATGCGGATTTGATTGTAATGGGTTCCCACGGTGCTAGTGGCTTAAGAGAGGTGTTTGTAGGTAGCAACACCGAAAAAGTAGTTCGCACCTCAGAAATTCCGGTATTGGTTATAAAAAATCGTGTTAAAGATTTTAAATTGAATAAGGTGGTTTTTGCATGTGACTTTAACATGGATTTTATAGGCGCATTTAAAAATGCGTGGGAATTCTTTGAAAAAATAGGATCCGAATTTCAGATGGTTTTTATTAACACTCCGGAAAAATTCCGTAGCAATAAAGAAATGCAAGAGCTCGCATTTAAATTCATACTACATAGTGGGGTTGATAATACCGATGTTTATGATAATACAGCTTATTATTGTGACTATAGATTAGAGCACGGGATTTATAGTTTTAGCCATGAGATTGAAGCAGATTTAGTCGTTATCCCAACTCACGGGAGGCGAGGTCTAGCTCATTTCTTTTCTGAAAACATTGGCGAAGCAATCGTGAATCATAGTGATCTTCCTATAATTACGTTTAAGGTGTAATGGTATCGGTATCCTGGTTGAAAGAACATTCTAAATCGGGATTCCCCATTTTTATGTCAAAACTTTCGCATTCTTCCGGTAATTTCATCGATCCTAATAGTGAAAACAATAGGTTCGTCATCTATATAGATCTTACTCGAAAACTGACTGATGAAATCCAAATCCCGCATCTCTTTACGTAAAATAAGATCTTTAACGCCCAATGAAAACGTATGCAAAAGCGCTTTGGCGGAAGAACTTTCTTCTTCGATATATGTCCCTTGAACTAATACCGATCTCCAGTCGTTGACCGAGCTTATATCGGTTACAGATAAGGAGGCTGATTTGTTTTTCCGTAATGCATTAATCTTATGTCCTTTTGCAGAATAACAGATGATGTTTTTTTGTTCATCATTGTAGAAATAAGTTATGGGCACTACAAATGCTCTATTCTGAAATACGTAGCCCAAATGGCCTATATAGTTAGAGCTAAGTAATACTAAATTTTCTTTGTTGCCGAGAGTTTTGATCATAATTATTAGAGGTAGGTTTTATTAAAATTAATAAGTTTGACTCATTAAGAGAATGACTTATATCAATACTTTTTACTGCTTCCAAGATCTTAATAACTACGTAGCCAAGTACTGTGATCAATTTCTTATTAAACGATTTAAACGCGTCAAATGCTGCTCATTTTTATAGCTTAAGCAATAGCCATGACAATTTTTTTTACAAAATTTAAAGAGCTCTTTGCGGCTTTCTTCCCCGGTTAGTTGAATCATAACGTCTAACCGTTATGGTAACTATTATTAGGGTGGGT is from Constantimarinum furrinae and encodes:
- a CDS encoding DegT/DnrJ/EryC1/StrS family aminotransferase, translated to MPGFEVFGAEERKQVSDVLESGVLMRYGFDGMRNGHWKAKQFESAFAERMQTQHCQLVSSGTAALTVALASAGIGAGDEVIMPTFTFVASFESIMMLGAVPVLVDIDDTLTLDPEAVEAAITPKTKCVMPVHMCGSMADLNALQAICDKHDLILLEDACQALGGTYDGKPLGSIGDLGCFSFDFVKTITCGEGGAVITNNDQFKINADQYQDHGHDHIGNDRGAEGHPTLGYNFRISELNAAVGVAQLDKLEGILKLQKNNYETLRTALEAVNGVTFRRVPEGGEENYSFLNIFLPSAELTEKAHKALSEAGVDGCFYWYTNNWHYINGWEHLRNLKSLGNLPSEIKDQIQNLNQTDFSKSDAWMGRTLSFLIKLGWSTSELNDRVEKIKTTLRSVL
- a CDS encoding NAD(P)H-dependent oxidoreductase → MISNTIEKLKWRYATKKFDPSKILSEEKLNVLKESFNLTATSYGLQPLKMVVISDARLKSELVPLTMSQTQVRDASHVLVLCTENIVDKKYIKQHFSRVEATRNTPRAILQPFELFLVDEFSEKNPEDIAQWMAKQAYIAMGNLLTVCALEDIDACPIEGFEPQKYDEILQLRSLGLRSVLVLAVGYRDETDMFSQLKKVRRGVGNVIIEM
- a CDS encoding acyl-CoA thioesterase, with amino-acid sequence MSEIEILKNKSETRIFKAVFPNTTNHYDTLFGGTTLHMMDEASFICATRFSRKKMVTVSTDKIDFTTPIPQGSIVELVARVDKVGRSSCVVKTEVFMEDMYSDDREKVVTGYFTFVAIGEDKKPILILSE
- a CDS encoding sulfite exporter TauE/SafE family protein, whose product is MLSRYLPIFIILSIIAEILGTVGGFGSSVFFVPIANFYLDFQSVLGITALYHVSSNLTKIAFFKKGLERTVIIQLGVPAVIFVIIGGFLSQFFDPVILTYMLGIFLVLLSLAFLIFKNLIVKPTTKNAFIGGTLSGLSAGILGTGGAIRGLTLSAFKMNKDKFIATSAVIDLGVDFSRTIVYYFNGYMRKDLLYLIPILIVVGIIGTWIGKQIINKISQEQFRYIVLLLILGIGLASIISTL
- the hpf gene encoding ribosome hibernation-promoting factor, HPF/YfiA family, coding for MTIHIQYVKMKSSESMSQYVSKKLQKIAKKYSWVIRVDVLFKQENDPTEKGHICEMEFSLPGPKIFAVSNEKNYEMAVKETISDLERQLKKRKAKFTNQNISS
- a CDS encoding universal stress protein, producing MKKILIPVDFSEHSEYALEVAANLAKKHKASLVILHMMGLSEAVLTRDESQEMLEAIYYMKLAEKRFSEFLDKNYLNGITIETTVQNYKEFHEINSVAKDFDADLIVMGSHGASGLREVFVGSNTEKVVRTSEIPVLVIKNRVKDFKLNKVVFACDFNMDFIGAFKNAWEFFEKIGSEFQMVFINTPEKFRSNKEMQELAFKFILHSGVDNTDVYDNTAYYCDYRLEHGIYSFSHEIEADLVVIPTHGRRGLAHFFSENIGEAIVNHSDLPIITFKV
- a CDS encoding pyridoxamine 5'-phosphate oxidase family protein produces the protein MIKTLGNKENLVLLSSNYIGHLGYVFQNRAFVVPITYFYNDEQKNIICYSAKGHKINALRKNKSASLSVTDISSVNDWRSVLVQGTYIEEESSSAKALLHTFSLGVKDLILRKEMRDLDFISQFSSKIYIDDEPIVFTIRIDEITGRMRKF